In a single window of the Metopolophium dirhodum isolate CAU chromosome 2, ASM1992520v1, whole genome shotgun sequence genome:
- the LOC132938292 gene encoding syntaxin-8 isoform X1, whose amino-acid sequence MALVFNDNDPWLIEYESCEKLYREIEGLLNVRELEQKSSEKYVLYSSQVRLRLKQFTDEVQQLSHKLRGLATSKAVTLDEEERRQRMLELLQSRNILLNQRFQNRNNSHTLERQELMRPSTSKAKKTEMPTTGWLDSDDDDYDDKQPLLSEKLLKQQQQYLLKEQDDGLNELASIVSRQKNIAITISSEVDLQNELVDDLLVKMDKTTAGIESETKEVVQILKKDSTRGLWVIIILLLIANVVVALS is encoded by the exons ATGGCTCTTGTGTTCAACGACAACGATCCCTG GTTAATTGAATACGAGTCATGTGAGAAGCTATATAGAGAAATTGAAGGATTATTAAATGTGAGAGAATTAGAGCAAAAGTCTTccgaaaaatatgttttgtattcATCACAAGTCCGGCTTAGGCTGAAACAGTTTACTGATGAAGTCCAACAGTTATCTCATAAACTTAGAGGACTTGCAACATCTAAGGCTGT tacacTGGATGAAGAGGAACGACGTCAACGCATGCTTGAGCTACTCCAAagcagaaatattttattaaatcaacgtTTTCAGAATAG GAATAATAGTCATACACTAGAACGTCAAGAATTGATGAGACCAAGTACTAGTAAGGCCAAAAAAACTGAAATGCCAACTACTGGTTGGCTGGACAGTGATGATGATGACTATGATGATAAACAACCATTACTTAGTGAAAAATTGCTTAAACAACAGCAACAGTATTTGCTCAAAG AACAAGACGATGGATTAAATGAATTAGCATCAATTGTGTCTAGACAGAAAAATATTGCTATCACCATAAGCAGTGAAGTTGATCTACAAAATG aacTAGTTGATGACCTATTGGTAAAGATGGACAAAACAACAGCTGGAATTGAAAGCGAGACCAAGGAAGTAGTtcagatattaaaaaaagattcaACTCGAG gaCTTTGGGTGATAATTATTCTTCTACTGATTGCAAATGTAGTGGTTGCTTTGTCGTga
- the LOC132938292 gene encoding syntaxin-8 isoform X2 — protein sequence MALVFNDNDPWLIEYESCEKLYREIEGLLNVRELEQKSSEKYVLYSSQVRLRLKQFTDEVQQLSHKLRGLATSKAVTLDEEERRQRMLELLQSRNILLNQRFQNRNNSHTLERQELMRPSTSKAKKTEMPTTGWLDSDDDDYDDKQPLLSEKLLKQQQQYLLKEQDDGLNELASIVSRQKNIAITISSEVDLQNELVDDLLVKMDKTTAGIESETKEVVQILKKDSTRGI from the exons ATGGCTCTTGTGTTCAACGACAACGATCCCTG GTTAATTGAATACGAGTCATGTGAGAAGCTATATAGAGAAATTGAAGGATTATTAAATGTGAGAGAATTAGAGCAAAAGTCTTccgaaaaatatgttttgtattcATCACAAGTCCGGCTTAGGCTGAAACAGTTTACTGATGAAGTCCAACAGTTATCTCATAAACTTAGAGGACTTGCAACATCTAAGGCTGT tacacTGGATGAAGAGGAACGACGTCAACGCATGCTTGAGCTACTCCAAagcagaaatattttattaaatcaacgtTTTCAGAATAG GAATAATAGTCATACACTAGAACGTCAAGAATTGATGAGACCAAGTACTAGTAAGGCCAAAAAAACTGAAATGCCAACTACTGGTTGGCTGGACAGTGATGATGATGACTATGATGATAAACAACCATTACTTAGTGAAAAATTGCTTAAACAACAGCAACAGTATTTGCTCAAAG AACAAGACGATGGATTAAATGAATTAGCATCAATTGTGTCTAGACAGAAAAATATTGCTATCACCATAAGCAGTGAAGTTGATCTACAAAATG aacTAGTTGATGACCTATTGGTAAAGATGGACAAAACAACAGCTGGAATTGAAAGCGAGACCAAGGAAGTAGTtcagatattaaaaaaagattcaACTCGAGGTATATAG
- the LOC132938291 gene encoding transmembrane protein 184B isoform X1: MASSNNTETTTDTIEVITQRAITQSNPIFLQTTACQVIAGLFVWTAVFVTCQQIYYHLRWNTNPAEQRWIIRILFIVPIYALHSWVSLLFFNNEHYYVYFFTIRDCYEAFVIYNFMSLCYEYLGGEGNIMSEIRGKPIQSSWQYGTCCLTGRTYTIGFLRFCKQATLQFCLVKPSMAFVIIFLQYVGHYHDGDWSMNGGYLYVTAIYNMSVSLALYGLFLFYFATRDLLIPFEPVLKFCTIKSVIFLSFWQGVLLAVLEKAKFIDPVIDSSGQPTSAGTVSAGYQNFLICIEMLFAALALRAAFPYEIYANNAQTGTGNPSNPRTVTMQSISSSLKETMNPKDIMTDAIHNFHPQYQQYTQYSSGGQKNYGSKSGINDNGGKSKTAKKQAPVYNEKAMLLSSDEEIP; encoded by the exons atggcATCTAGTAACAATACAGAAACAACAACTGATACTATAGAAGTTATCACACAGCGGGCTATCACACAATCAAAtccaatatttttacaaactacTGCTTGCCAAGTAATCGCTGGACTATTTGTTTGGACAGCAGTATTTGTTACATGTCAACAG atataTTATCACCTGCGATGGAATACGAATCCAGCCGAACAACGATGGATCATCcgaatattgtttattgtacctatttacgCGCTACACTCGTGGGTCAGTTTGTTGTTCTTCAACAACGAACACTACTACGTGTATTTCTTTACAATTAGGGATTGCTACGAAG ctttcgtgatatacaattttatgagTTTATGCTACGAATATTTGGGCGGTGAAGGGAATATAATGAGCGAAATTCGTGGGAAACCTATTCA GTCTAGCTGGCAATATGGAACTTGTTGTTTGACAGGACGTACTTACACAATTGGGTTCCTACGTTTTTGCAAGCAAGCAACACTACAATTTTGTTTGGTAAAACCTTCAATGGCTTTTGTCATTATATTCCTGCAATATGTTGGACATTATCATGATGGCGATTGGAg tatGAATGGAGGATACTTGTATGTCACGGCCATTTACAATATGTCTGTTAGCTTAGCACTATATGGATTGTTCCTGTTTTATTTCGCTACTCGAGATCTCCTAATACCCTTTGAACCGGTCTTAAAGTTTTGTACCATCAAGAGTGTAATTTTCCTATCATTCTGGCAAG GTGTATTACTGGCAGTTTTGGAAAAAGCTAAATTCATAGATCCCGTCATTGATTCCAGTGGCCAACCCACTAGTGCCGGTACAGTATCAGCCGGCTatcaaaactttttaatatgCATTGAGATGCTGTTTGCTGCATTGGCCCTGAGAGCTGCATTTCCGTATGAGATATACGCTAATAACGCACAAACAGGAACAGGAAATCCATCCAATCCGCGCACAGTTACAATGCAAAGTATTTCTAGTAGTTTAAAG gAAACAATGAATCCGAAAGATATAATGACGGATGCCATACATAATTTCCATCCACAGTATCAACAATATACACAGTATAGTTCAG GTGGCCAAAAAAACTATGGATCAAAAAGTGGAATCAACGACAACGGTGGAAAATCAAAAACTGCTAAGAAACAAGCGCCGGTGTATAATGAAAAGGCAATGTTGCTTAGCTCTGACGAagaaataccttaa
- the LOC132938291 gene encoding transmembrane protein 184B isoform X2 has protein sequence MASSNNTETTTDTIEVITQRAITQSNPIFLQTTACQVIAGLFVWTAVFVTCQQIYYHLRWNTNPAEQRWIIRILFIVPIYALHSWVSLLFFNNEHYYVYFFTIRDCYEAFVIYNFMSLCYEYLGGEGNIMSEIRGKPIQSSWQYGTCCLTGRTYTIGFLRFCKQATLQFCLVKPSMAFVIIFLQYVGHYHDGDWSMNGGYLYVTAIYNMSVSLALYGLFLFYFATRDLLIPFEPVLKFCTIKSVIFLSFWQGVLLAVLEKAKFIDPVIDSSGQPTSAGTVSAGYQNFLICIEMLFAALALRAAFPYEIYANNAQTGTGNPSNPRTVTMQSISSSLKETMNPKDIMTDAIHNFHPQYQQYTQYSSDVGSSRPYEKL, from the exons atggcATCTAGTAACAATACAGAAACAACAACTGATACTATAGAAGTTATCACACAGCGGGCTATCACACAATCAAAtccaatatttttacaaactacTGCTTGCCAAGTAATCGCTGGACTATTTGTTTGGACAGCAGTATTTGTTACATGTCAACAG atataTTATCACCTGCGATGGAATACGAATCCAGCCGAACAACGATGGATCATCcgaatattgtttattgtacctatttacgCGCTACACTCGTGGGTCAGTTTGTTGTTCTTCAACAACGAACACTACTACGTGTATTTCTTTACAATTAGGGATTGCTACGAAG ctttcgtgatatacaattttatgagTTTATGCTACGAATATTTGGGCGGTGAAGGGAATATAATGAGCGAAATTCGTGGGAAACCTATTCA GTCTAGCTGGCAATATGGAACTTGTTGTTTGACAGGACGTACTTACACAATTGGGTTCCTACGTTTTTGCAAGCAAGCAACACTACAATTTTGTTTGGTAAAACCTTCAATGGCTTTTGTCATTATATTCCTGCAATATGTTGGACATTATCATGATGGCGATTGGAg tatGAATGGAGGATACTTGTATGTCACGGCCATTTACAATATGTCTGTTAGCTTAGCACTATATGGATTGTTCCTGTTTTATTTCGCTACTCGAGATCTCCTAATACCCTTTGAACCGGTCTTAAAGTTTTGTACCATCAAGAGTGTAATTTTCCTATCATTCTGGCAAG GTGTATTACTGGCAGTTTTGGAAAAAGCTAAATTCATAGATCCCGTCATTGATTCCAGTGGCCAACCCACTAGTGCCGGTACAGTATCAGCCGGCTatcaaaactttttaatatgCATTGAGATGCTGTTTGCTGCATTGGCCCTGAGAGCTGCATTTCCGTATGAGATATACGCTAATAACGCACAAACAGGAACAGGAAATCCATCCAATCCGCGCACAGTTACAATGCAAAGTATTTCTAGTAGTTTAAAG gAAACAATGAATCCGAAAGATATAATGACGGATGCCATACATAATTTCCATCCACAGTATCAACAATATACACAGTATAGTTCAG aCGTTGGTTCCTCTCGGCCTTACGAAAAGTTATAA
- the LOC132938602 gene encoding BTB/POZ domain-containing protein 2-like isoform X2, with the protein MFPQNASRDGRWKNLYNSEAGSDVIFLVGDPECWRFPAHIDVLCQYPVFDAMLREPWSKKGTPIHIPDDDPRAFDNLLKFMYKNTVELKSVVTALETLGLANKYMCVDLVNECIVYLTRNLTVDTVLMVYHAARLYGGQTAPRREQPAACSPVATARATAPPLQDLMPAAVASDDVHSEAFARMVQHYDTLLAYCGAFIDRNADRVMTDESVDELDTVELRELLRRDGLAVSNEMVLFTTLERWCTHKCKQQHLELTVANRRAVLDDTVLLSVRYLQMTANEFLSGPMPSGLLNAQETAVLMKHILNPKQPKWTCQRLTKETLEYMGTARTRRNHGAAGGLSYVIKRRSSSFRGTASDPHHCGDGDDSSQSSEFDSPKRSFCCTGGKKNKKNSGAGKKNKKKCTDSCFCNCLIYCLDVCFG; encoded by the exons GTGGAAAAACTTGTACAACAGCGAAGCGGGCAGTGACGTCATATTTTTGGTCGGAGACCCCGAATGTTGGAGGTTCCCCGCGCACATAGATGTGTTATGTCAATACCCGGTCTTTGACGCCATGCTCCGGGAACCTTGGTCGAAAAAAGGCACCCCGATCCACATACCGGATGATGACCCTAGAGCCTTCGACAACCTACTCAA GTTCATGTACAAGAACACGGTGGAACTGAAATCCGTGGTGACCGCGCTGGAGACGCTTGGGCTGGCCAACAAGTACATGTGCGTGGACCTGGTTAACGAATGTATCGTCTACCTAACTCGCAACCTGACCGTGGACACAGTGCTCATGGTGTACCATGCGGCCAGGCTGTACGGTGGACAGACTGCGCCACGCCGTGAACAGCCCGCCGCTTGTTCGCCAGTGGCCACGGCCCGGGCCACCGCGCCGCCACTACAAGACTTGATGCCGGCGGCCGTGGCCTCCGACGACGTGCATTCCGAGGCGTTCGCCCGCATGGTCCAGCACTACGACACGTTGTTGGCGTACTGCGGCGCGTTCATCGACAGGAACGCCGATCGGGTGATGACTGATGAGAGCGTCGACGAACTGGATACGGTCGAGCTCAGGGAACTGCTTCGTCGTGACGGACTTGCTGTGTCTAATGAAATG GTGCTGTTCACGACACTGGAGCGGTGGTGCACGCACAAGTGCAAACAGCAGCACTTAGAACTGACGGTGGCCAACCGACGGGCGGTGCTGGACGACACGGTGCTGCTGTCAGTGCGCTACCTGCAGATGACGGCTAACGAGTTCCTGTCGGGCCCGATGCCCAGCGGCCTGCTCAACGCCCAGGAGACGGCGGTGCTCATGAAACACATACTCAACCCCAAGCAACCGAAGTGGACGTGCCAGCGTTTGACCAAGGAAACGCTTGAGTACATGGGCACGGCGCGGACGAGACGGAACCACGGAGCCGCGGGCGGGTTGTCGTACGTCATCAAGCGGCGGTCTTCGTCGTTCAGAGGTACGGCGAGCGACCCACACCACTGCGGCGACGGCGACGACAGCAGTCAGTCGTCCGAGTTCGACTCGCCAAAGCGGTCGTTTTGCTGTACGGGCGGCAAAAAGAACAAGAAGAACAGCGGCGCCGGCAAGAAGAACAAGAAAAAGTGTACGGACAGCtgtttttgcaattgtctgatttACTGTTTGGACGTGTGTTTCGGTTGA
- the LOC132938602 gene encoding BTB/POZ domain-containing protein 2-like isoform X1: MGLSGIARRSSSPISVKKDRGSPLVENRGSSQKIMFPQNASRDGRWKNLYNSEAGSDVIFLVGDPECWRFPAHIDVLCQYPVFDAMLREPWSKKGTPIHIPDDDPRAFDNLLKFMYKNTVELKSVVTALETLGLANKYMCVDLVNECIVYLTRNLTVDTVLMVYHAARLYGGQTAPRREQPAACSPVATARATAPPLQDLMPAAVASDDVHSEAFARMVQHYDTLLAYCGAFIDRNADRVMTDESVDELDTVELRELLRRDGLAVSNEMVLFTTLERWCTHKCKQQHLELTVANRRAVLDDTVLLSVRYLQMTANEFLSGPMPSGLLNAQETAVLMKHILNPKQPKWTCQRLTKETLEYMGTARTRRNHGAAGGLSYVIKRRSSSFRGTASDPHHCGDGDDSSQSSEFDSPKRSFCCTGGKKNKKNSGAGKKNKKKCTDSCFCNCLIYCLDVCFG, from the exons GTGGAAAAACTTGTACAACAGCGAAGCGGGCAGTGACGTCATATTTTTGGTCGGAGACCCCGAATGTTGGAGGTTCCCCGCGCACATAGATGTGTTATGTCAATACCCGGTCTTTGACGCCATGCTCCGGGAACCTTGGTCGAAAAAAGGCACCCCGATCCACATACCGGATGATGACCCTAGAGCCTTCGACAACCTACTCAA GTTCATGTACAAGAACACGGTGGAACTGAAATCCGTGGTGACCGCGCTGGAGACGCTTGGGCTGGCCAACAAGTACATGTGCGTGGACCTGGTTAACGAATGTATCGTCTACCTAACTCGCAACCTGACCGTGGACACAGTGCTCATGGTGTACCATGCGGCCAGGCTGTACGGTGGACAGACTGCGCCACGCCGTGAACAGCCCGCCGCTTGTTCGCCAGTGGCCACGGCCCGGGCCACCGCGCCGCCACTACAAGACTTGATGCCGGCGGCCGTGGCCTCCGACGACGTGCATTCCGAGGCGTTCGCCCGCATGGTCCAGCACTACGACACGTTGTTGGCGTACTGCGGCGCGTTCATCGACAGGAACGCCGATCGGGTGATGACTGATGAGAGCGTCGACGAACTGGATACGGTCGAGCTCAGGGAACTGCTTCGTCGTGACGGACTTGCTGTGTCTAATGAAATG GTGCTGTTCACGACACTGGAGCGGTGGTGCACGCACAAGTGCAAACAGCAGCACTTAGAACTGACGGTGGCCAACCGACGGGCGGTGCTGGACGACACGGTGCTGCTGTCAGTGCGCTACCTGCAGATGACGGCTAACGAGTTCCTGTCGGGCCCGATGCCCAGCGGCCTGCTCAACGCCCAGGAGACGGCGGTGCTCATGAAACACATACTCAACCCCAAGCAACCGAAGTGGACGTGCCAGCGTTTGACCAAGGAAACGCTTGAGTACATGGGCACGGCGCGGACGAGACGGAACCACGGAGCCGCGGGCGGGTTGTCGTACGTCATCAAGCGGCGGTCTTCGTCGTTCAGAGGTACGGCGAGCGACCCACACCACTGCGGCGACGGCGACGACAGCAGTCAGTCGTCCGAGTTCGACTCGCCAAAGCGGTCGTTTTGCTGTACGGGCGGCAAAAAGAACAAGAAGAACAGCGGCGCCGGCAAGAAGAACAAGAAAAAGTGTACGGACAGCtgtttttgcaattgtctgatttACTGTTTGGACGTGTGTTTCGGTTGA